A portion of the Stella humosa genome contains these proteins:
- a CDS encoding heme biosynthesis protein HemY, with the protein MRRLLLFVALAALVVAGAVWIADRPGRISIVWQGWRVDTSVAILLIVTAATALFFALGLRFLGWLVRVPRQWRRWLHERRRRRGYQALTLGMVAVAAGDPDEAARHARRADVLLDEPPLTMLLSAQAAQLNGDEAAARRYFSAMLDRKETEFLGLRGLLMQATRTGDADAALELARRARRLRPETPWVLTTLFELESRAGQWRGAEATLAEAQRRNLLPAPVARHRRATVLLEQSRAAEADGRRHDAADLAARAHDEDRAFAPAAAAYVRLLGATDRVRKGERVAEKAWPLGPHPELAAAYGDLAPSADPVAAAQRVDRLVAGLPDHIESRIAQATAALRAGLWGEARQKLGAAIAERPSARAYALMAEVEEGETADAAATQKWLRLAAEAPAAEAWTCTSCGSVAPVWSAVCPSCGAVDGLRWQAPASVPLLAHAGSG; encoded by the coding sequence ATGCGGCGCCTCCTGCTCTTCGTCGCACTTGCCGCCCTGGTCGTTGCCGGCGCGGTCTGGATCGCCGACCGGCCCGGCCGCATCTCCATCGTCTGGCAGGGCTGGCGGGTCGATACCTCGGTCGCCATCCTGCTTATCGTTACGGCGGCGACCGCGCTCTTCTTCGCGCTCGGTCTGCGTTTCCTCGGCTGGCTCGTGCGGGTGCCGCGGCAGTGGCGCCGCTGGCTGCACGAACGCCGCCGCCGTCGCGGCTACCAGGCGCTGACGCTGGGCATGGTCGCGGTTGCAGCCGGCGATCCGGACGAGGCCGCCCGCCACGCCCGGCGGGCCGACGTGTTGCTCGACGAGCCGCCATTGACCATGCTGCTGTCGGCGCAGGCAGCTCAGCTCAACGGCGACGAGGCGGCCGCCCGGCGCTACTTCAGCGCCATGCTGGACCGCAAGGAGACCGAGTTCCTCGGCCTGCGCGGGCTGCTGATGCAGGCAACGCGCACGGGCGACGCGGATGCCGCCCTGGAGCTGGCGCGCCGTGCTCGTCGCCTTCGGCCAGAGACCCCCTGGGTCCTGACCACCCTGTTCGAGCTCGAAAGCCGGGCCGGTCAGTGGCGCGGCGCGGAGGCGACGCTGGCGGAAGCGCAGCGACGCAACCTGCTGCCCGCCCCGGTCGCCCGCCACCGCCGCGCGACCGTGCTGCTGGAGCAGTCGCGCGCGGCCGAGGCCGATGGTCGACGCCACGATGCGGCGGACCTGGCCGCGCGCGCCCATGACGAGGACCGGGCGTTCGCGCCTGCGGCTGCCGCCTATGTCCGCCTGCTGGGCGCCACCGACCGGGTGCGCAAGGGCGAGCGCGTCGCCGAGAAGGCCTGGCCGCTCGGCCCCCATCCGGAATTGGCCGCCGCCTATGGCGATCTGGCCCCGTCGGCCGATCCCGTGGCCGCGGCCCAGCGGGTCGACCGGCTGGTGGCCGGCCTGCCCGATCACATCGAAAGCCGGATCGCCCAGGCAACCGCAGCCTTGCGCGCCGGCCTCTGGGGCGAGGCGCGGCAGAAACTCGGGGCGGCGATCGCCGAACGACCGAGCGCGCGCGCCTACGCCCTGATGGCCGAGGTCGAGGAGGGGGAGACCGCCGACGCGGCGGCCACCCAGAAATGGCTGCGGCTGGCGGCCGAGGCGCCGGCGGCGGAAGCCTGGACCTGCACGTCCTGCGGCAGCGTGGCGCCGGTATGGTCGGCGGTATGTCCGAGTTGCGGGGCGGTCGACGGGCTGCGCTGGCAGGCACCGGCCAGCGTGCCGTTGCTGGCCCATGCCGGGTCCGGCTGA
- a CDS encoding glutathione S-transferase N-terminal domain-containing protein, with product MIELYTWPTPNGQKVHIMLEETGLPYTVHPINIGTGEQFQADFLKISPNNKMPAIVDTDGPEGQPISIFESGAILMYLGEKTGQFYPQAPRARWTVNQWLMFQMASVGPMFGQRGHFRNYAPETIPYAVDRYSNEARRICGVMDRRLGETAYLAGADYTIADMACYPWLASYKAGEGAVAEFANLGRWMDAIAARPATERGMKILTDRRRQGPIDEKQRAILFGQEQYARR from the coding sequence ATGATCGAGCTCTACACCTGGCCGACGCCGAACGGCCAAAAGGTCCATATCATGCTGGAGGAGACGGGGCTTCCCTACACCGTCCACCCCATCAACATCGGCACCGGCGAGCAGTTCCAGGCCGACTTTTTGAAGATCAGCCCGAACAACAAGATGCCCGCGATCGTCGACACCGACGGCCCGGAGGGGCAGCCGATCTCGATCTTCGAATCCGGCGCCATCCTGATGTATCTGGGCGAGAAGACGGGGCAGTTCTATCCGCAGGCGCCCCGCGCGCGCTGGACGGTGAACCAGTGGCTGATGTTCCAGATGGCCAGCGTCGGGCCGATGTTCGGCCAGCGCGGGCACTTCCGCAACTATGCGCCCGAGACGATCCCCTACGCCGTCGACCGCTATTCCAATGAGGCCAGGCGCATCTGCGGTGTGATGGACCGTCGCCTGGGCGAGACCGCCTATCTGGCCGGCGCGGACTACACGATCGCCGACATGGCCTGCTATCCCTGGCTGGCGTCCTACAAGGCGGGCGAGGGCGCGGTGGCGGAGTTCGCCAACCTCGGCCGCTGGATGGATGCGATCGCCGCCCGCCCGGCGACCGAGCGCGGCATGAAGATCCTGACCGACCGCCGCCGCCAGGGACCGATCGACGAGAAGCAGCGCGCGATCCTGTTCGGCCAGGAGCAATACGCGCGGCGATAG
- a CDS encoding glutathionylspermidine synthase family protein gives MSALRRERLVPRVDWRRRAEEIGFAFHTSDGVPYWDETACYALTAEAVDGIEEATNELEQMCLALVDRVVTSGDYHRLRLSDEAAGLVEASWKRGDKNLIGRFDLSWDGLGPPKMLEYNADTPTALFEAAVVQWEWMETVKKGSDQFNSIHDRLIDAWGKFGLRNPVHFTCVRDHAEDFGTVEYLRDTATQAGLDTAFLYIDEIGWGGLGFVDMDDQPIRTLFKLYPWEWLLTEEFGRNVGPSRVEMIEPAWKMVLSNKAMLPLLWEMAPGHPNLLQASFEAADIAGPKVRKPILGREGANVEIVGAESSDGPYGAEGFVYQALHPLPKTDGGYPVIGSWVVASQSAGIGIREDDGPITRDGSRFVPHYFT, from the coding sequence ATGAGCGCGCTGCGCCGGGAACGGCTCGTTCCGCGCGTCGACTGGCGTCGGCGCGCGGAGGAGATCGGCTTTGCCTTCCACACCTCCGACGGCGTCCCTTACTGGGACGAGACGGCCTGCTATGCCCTGACCGCAGAGGCGGTCGACGGCATCGAGGAAGCGACCAACGAGCTGGAGCAGATGTGCCTGGCACTGGTCGACCGCGTGGTGACGAGTGGCGACTATCACCGGCTGCGGCTGTCGGACGAGGCTGCCGGCCTGGTCGAGGCCAGCTGGAAGCGCGGCGACAAGAACCTCATCGGCCGCTTCGACCTCTCGTGGGACGGCCTGGGGCCGCCCAAGATGCTCGAATACAACGCCGATACGCCGACCGCGCTGTTCGAGGCGGCCGTCGTCCAATGGGAATGGATGGAGACGGTTAAGAAAGGGTCGGACCAGTTCAACTCGATCCATGACCGGCTGATCGACGCCTGGGGCAAGTTCGGGCTGCGCAACCCCGTCCACTTCACCTGCGTGCGCGACCATGCCGAGGATTTCGGCACGGTCGAGTACCTGCGCGATACGGCGACCCAGGCGGGACTCGACACCGCCTTCCTCTACATCGACGAGATCGGCTGGGGTGGGCTGGGCTTCGTCGACATGGACGACCAGCCGATCCGCACCCTCTTCAAGCTCTACCCTTGGGAATGGCTGCTGACCGAGGAGTTCGGGCGCAATGTCGGCCCGTCGCGGGTGGAGATGATCGAGCCGGCCTGGAAGATGGTGCTGTCGAACAAGGCGATGCTGCCGCTGCTGTGGGAGATGGCGCCCGGCCACCCCAACCTGCTGCAGGCCTCGTTCGAGGCCGCCGACATCGCCGGCCCCAAGGTGCGCAAGCCGATCCTCGGCCGCGAGGGGGCCAACGTGGAGATCGTCGGGGCCGAATCCTCCGATGGCCCCTACGGCGCGGAGGGTTTCGTCTACCAGGCCTTGCATCCGCTGCCGAAGACCGATGGCGGCTATCCGGTGATCGGGTCCTGGGTCGTCGCCTCGCAATCGGCCGGCATCGGCATCCGTGAGGATGACGGCCCGATCACGCGCGACGGCAGCCGGTTCGTGCCCCACTACTTCACTTGA
- a CDS encoding uroporphyrinogen-III synthase, with amino-acid sequence MRVLLTRPEAESRALAAELAAAGILSVVAPVLRIEPVPEAAADLQQGLDGARALLFTSAQAVAAFARLSARRDLPVFAVGPATAAAARDAGFAAVEGADGDGAALALLVAARLEPGAEPLVHPAGADVAGDLPGALEKAGFQLRRVVLYKAEAVDGLPAAARDALRAGTLDGVLLFSPRTAARFAELVTSAGLAGSPSDIRLPVAYCLSPAVAAAATLPWRAVRVADEANQPSLLRLVEADRPSNEEPIMSEPNATGPAVDIGTAPRHGSASGESMKGGSTVPPAPPATPTARAIGDSPPAPVLSLGATIGVAALVAILIALSAPLWRGWFWSEPRPVAAAVDFGPIEARMAALERRPPPDTAPLSDAIRRLQADIARLAERPAADPALSAEIQRLLGMVDALTRRLAETETAMRDNRLRDRIGERALVAATALRAAAERGGSFASELETARAALAEDPAAKEAVESLAPHAEKGVADAGALARRFDLLSADIVQAARRAPDGDWVDRTVERMASVLTVRRVEAPVAGTPDAHVAAAEKALAARDVAAALEALAPIREAVARAAPDWLAAAEARRAVDAATTRVSRRVAAILGRDR; translated from the coding sequence ATGCGCGTTCTCCTGACCCGGCCGGAAGCCGAGTCGCGGGCGCTGGCGGCCGAGCTGGCCGCCGCCGGCATCCTCTCGGTCGTGGCACCCGTCCTGCGGATCGAGCCGGTGCCGGAAGCCGCGGCCGATCTGCAGCAGGGCCTGGACGGCGCACGGGCGCTGCTGTTCACCAGCGCCCAGGCCGTGGCCGCCTTTGCCCGCCTCAGCGCCAGGCGCGACCTGCCGGTCTTCGCCGTTGGCCCCGCGACCGCGGCCGCGGCCAGGGATGCCGGCTTTGCCGCGGTGGAGGGCGCGGACGGCGATGGCGCGGCGCTGGCCCTGCTGGTGGCGGCCCGGTTGGAACCCGGCGCGGAGCCGCTCGTGCATCCCGCCGGCGCCGACGTCGCCGGCGACCTGCCGGGCGCATTGGAGAAGGCGGGATTCCAGCTCCGCCGGGTCGTGCTCTACAAGGCGGAAGCGGTGGACGGGCTGCCGGCTGCAGCACGCGATGCCTTGCGGGCGGGAACGCTCGACGGGGTTCTGTTGTTCTCGCCCCGCACGGCCGCGCGCTTCGCCGAGCTGGTGACGTCCGCCGGTCTGGCGGGGTCGCCGTCCGACATACGCCTGCCGGTCGCCTACTGCCTGAGCCCGGCCGTGGCCGCGGCAGCGACCTTGCCCTGGCGCGCGGTCCGGGTTGCGGACGAGGCCAACCAGCCGTCGCTCCTCCGCCTGGTCGAAGCGGACCGGCCGAGCAACGAGGAACCGATAATGAGCGAGCCGAATGCGACCGGGCCTGCCGTCGATATCGGAACCGCGCCCCGGCACGGGTCGGCGTCGGGTGAATCGATGAAGGGTGGATCGACAGTCCCGCCTGCGCCGCCTGCGACTCCGACCGCGCGGGCAATCGGCGATTCGCCGCCTGCTCCGGTCCTGAGCCTCGGTGCCACGATCGGCGTGGCCGCCCTGGTGGCGATCCTGATCGCGCTGTCGGCCCCCCTCTGGCGCGGCTGGTTCTGGAGCGAGCCGCGTCCGGTCGCGGCTGCCGTCGACTTCGGTCCGATCGAGGCCAGGATGGCGGCCCTGGAGCGTCGGCCGCCGCCCGATACCGCGCCCCTGTCCGATGCCATCCGCCGGCTCCAGGCCGACATCGCCCGCCTGGCTGAGCGGCCGGCCGCCGACCCCGCGCTTTCGGCCGAGATCCAGCGCCTGCTCGGCATGGTCGATGCGCTCACCCGCCGGCTGGCGGAGACGGAGACGGCGATGCGCGACAATCGCCTGCGCGACCGCATCGGCGAACGCGCCCTGGTCGCGGCAACCGCATTGCGGGCCGCGGCCGAGCGCGGCGGGTCTTTCGCGAGCGAGCTGGAAACCGCCCGCGCCGCCCTGGCGGAAGACCCGGCCGCCAAGGAAGCGGTCGAAAGCCTGGCCCCCCATGCCGAGAAGGGCGTCGCCGATGCGGGCGCACTCGCCCGCCGCTTCGACCTGCTGTCGGCCGATATCGTCCAGGCGGCGCGCCGTGCGCCCGATGGCGACTGGGTCGACCGCACGGTCGAGCGCATGGCTTCCGTGCTGACGGTCCGCCGGGTCGAGGCGCCGGTGGCGGGCACGCCCGACGCGCATGTGGCGGCGGCCGAGAAGGCGCTGGCCGCGCGCGACGTGGCCGCGGCCCTGGAGGCGCTGGCACCGATCCGCGAGGCGGTCGCCCGGGCGGCGCCCGACTGGCTGGCGGCGGCGGAAGCGCGCCGCGCGGTCGACGCGGCGACGACGCGGGTTTCCCGCCGGGTCGCCGCCATCCTCGGCCGGGATCGCTGA
- the hemC gene encoding hydroxymethylbilane synthase, with amino-acid sequence MSSLRIGTRGSPLALRQAHAVKAALAAADPSLAAPEAIEIVVIRTTGDRVQDRTLAEIGGKGLFTKEIEDGLLAGTLDLAVHSMKDVPTVLPDGLVIDGMLPRADPRDALVALSRGGLEKLPRGAVVGTASLRRQAQLLHLRPDLRVIPFRGNVDTRLAKLEAGNAVATLLALAGLIRLGKIAVATAVLEPETMLPAVAQGAIGIERRAGDERMALLLARISDPATLTAVAAERALLAMLDGSCRTPIAALAELEGDGEIRLRGMVATPDGVRLVSGTWTGPAADAVRIGSEAGDELRSRAPFLAT; translated from the coding sequence ATGAGTTCCCTTCGCATCGGCACCCGCGGCAGCCCGCTCGCCCTCCGGCAGGCCCACGCGGTGAAGGCCGCGCTGGCGGCGGCCGATCCAAGCCTGGCCGCGCCAGAGGCAATCGAGATCGTCGTCATCCGCACCACCGGCGATCGCGTGCAGGACCGCACCCTGGCCGAGATCGGCGGCAAGGGCCTGTTCACCAAGGAGATCGAGGACGGTCTGCTGGCCGGCACGCTCGATCTGGCCGTGCATTCCATGAAGGACGTGCCGACGGTCCTGCCGGACGGGCTGGTGATCGACGGCATGCTGCCCCGCGCCGACCCGCGCGACGCGCTGGTGGCGCTGTCGCGGGGCGGCCTGGAGAAGCTGCCCCGCGGTGCGGTAGTAGGCACCGCCTCGCTGCGCCGTCAGGCCCAGCTCCTCCATCTGCGCCCGGACCTGCGCGTCATCCCCTTCCGCGGTAACGTCGATACGCGGCTGGCCAAGCTAGAGGCTGGCAACGCCGTCGCGACGCTGCTGGCCCTGGCCGGCCTGATCCGCCTCGGCAAGATCGCGGTCGCCACCGCCGTGCTGGAGCCGGAGACGATGCTGCCAGCCGTGGCCCAGGGCGCCATCGGCATCGAGCGGCGGGCCGGCGACGAGCGGATGGCTCTCCTCCTGGCCCGGATCAGCGATCCCGCCACATTGACCGCCGTGGCGGCCGAACGGGCCCTGCTGGCGATGCTGGACGGTTCCTGCCGCACGCCGATCGCGGCCCTGGCCGAGCTGGAAGGCGACGGCGAGATCCGCCTGCGCGGCATGGTCGCAACGCCGGACGGGGTCCGCCTGGTCTCCGGCACCTGGACCGGCCCAGCCGCGGATGCCGTGCGCATCGGCAGCGAGGCCGGCGACGAGTTGCGCTCCCGCGCACCCTTTCTCGCCACGTGA
- the cobS gene encoding adenosylcobinamide-GDP ribazoletransferase, whose translation MRTDTPEDFRPAAWLADLRRAGQLLTRIPLPGDTEAPPPGALARALRVFPLVGALLGLGSGLVLLAAHLLGLPSPAGALLALGAGMVLTGALHEDGLADTADGFGVRRSAAERLAIMRDSRIGTFGVLALGVVLAIKVGALAAIDPWLAPAALAATGAASRAVFPALAIILQPARRDGLGAGMGRPSAATLAIAVALGTTAMLATAGPARGAMALGAGAAAMLAMAWLARRQVGGYTGDVLGATQQVTEMVMLLTMAAGRP comes from the coding sequence GTGCGCACAGACACTCCCGAGGATTTCCGCCCCGCCGCCTGGCTAGCCGACCTGCGGCGGGCCGGGCAGTTGCTGACCCGCATCCCCTTGCCGGGCGACACGGAGGCGCCGCCCCCCGGCGCGTTGGCCCGGGCACTGCGGGTGTTTCCGCTGGTGGGGGCGTTGCTGGGGCTCGGCTCCGGCCTGGTGCTGCTGGCGGCCCATCTCCTGGGCCTGCCGTCGCCGGCGGGCGCGCTGCTGGCGCTGGGGGCCGGCATGGTGCTGACGGGTGCCCTGCACGAGGACGGGCTGGCCGATACGGCCGACGGCTTCGGCGTGCGCCGGTCGGCTGCCGAGCGGCTGGCGATCATGCGCGACAGCCGCATCGGCACCTTCGGCGTGCTGGCGCTGGGCGTCGTGCTGGCGATCAAGGTGGGGGCCCTGGCGGCGATCGACCCCTGGCTTGCACCCGCCGCCCTGGCCGCGACCGGGGCGGCCTCGCGCGCCGTGTTCCCGGCCCTCGCCATCATCCTGCAGCCGGCCCGCCGCGACGGCCTGGGCGCCGGCATGGGTCGCCCGTCGGCAGCCACCCTGGCGATCGCCGTGGCGCTAGGCACGACGGCCATGCTGGCGACCGCGGGTCCCGCCCGCGGGGCCATGGCGCTGGGCGCGGGGGCGGCTGCGATGCTTGCCATGGCCTGGCTTGCACGCCGGCAGGTCGGGGGGTACACCGGCGACGTTCTGGGCGCGACGCAGCAGGTGACGGAGATGGTGATGCTTCTGACGATGGCGGCCGGCCGGCCATGA
- a CDS encoding GNAT family N-acetyltransferase — protein MPAISVRRLEEAGLNAWPALRVALVDGWLLRFADGFTKRANSANPIHGGDDDLPDRVAAVERRYAAAGQRSIFRLSPLAPAGLDGLLDGSGYRRIDETVVETADMAGIAIEADPDFRVLAAAGEWVEPASILQQEPAETRPTLQAMLERMVPSACFGLLLRDGMPAACGLAVVEDGLVGLFEIAVDPARRRGGLGLAMTRSLLAWGRAQGAETAYLQVVAGNAPARALYAGLGFRESHRYWYRARDAA, from the coding sequence ATGCCGGCAATCTCTGTACGTCGGCTGGAAGAGGCCGGCCTCAACGCCTGGCCAGCACTGCGCGTGGCACTGGTGGACGGCTGGCTGCTGCGCTTTGCCGATGGCTTTACCAAGCGCGCCAACTCCGCCAACCCGATCCATGGCGGCGACGACGATCTGCCAGACCGGGTGGCGGCCGTCGAGCGGCGCTATGCGGCCGCGGGCCAGCGGTCGATCTTCCGGCTGTCGCCCCTGGCACCGGCCGGGCTGGACGGGCTGCTGGACGGAAGCGGCTACCGCCGGATCGACGAGACCGTGGTCGAGACGGCCGATATGGCCGGCATCGCGATCGAGGCGGATCCGGATTTCCGCGTCCTCGCGGCGGCAGGCGAGTGGGTGGAGCCGGCCAGCATCCTGCAGCAGGAACCGGCCGAGACGCGGCCGACCTTGCAGGCAATGCTGGAGCGGATGGTGCCTTCGGCCTGCTTCGGCCTCCTGCTGCGCGACGGCATGCCGGCCGCCTGCGGCCTGGCGGTGGTGGAGGATGGGCTGGTCGGCCTCTTCGAGATCGCGGTCGACCCCGCCCGCCGGCGCGGCGGCCTGGGGCTGGCGATGACGCGGTCCCTGCTGGCCTGGGGCCGGGCGCAGGGGGCGGAGACGGCCTATCTCCAGGTGGTCGCCGGCAATGCGCCGGCCCGCGCGCTCTATGCCGGCCTCGGCTTCCGGGAAAGCCACCGCTACTGGTACCGGGCGCGCGACGCCGCCTGA
- a CDS encoding histidine phosphatase family protein, translating into MNTSTNTTTRWWWVRHAPVRVNDGRIYGQTDHPCDCGDEPLFTALARQLPTDAVWVTSTLLRTIQTADALLAAGAVAPEIAREPAFVEQSFGDWQGLKYAELQETRGESWHRFWLAPAHEAPPGGESFVHLMERVAPAIDRLTEIHRGRDIVAVTHGGTIRAAIAHALQLPPETALAFSVDNVSLTRLEHVDGPGLGHGWRVAGVNYMAA; encoded by the coding sequence ATGAACACGAGCACGAACACGACGACGCGCTGGTGGTGGGTGCGGCACGCGCCCGTGCGGGTCAATGACGGCCGCATCTATGGCCAGACCGACCATCCCTGCGATTGCGGCGACGAGCCCCTGTTCACGGCGCTGGCCCGCCAGTTGCCGACCGACGCGGTATGGGTGACGAGCACCTTGCTGCGGACGATCCAGACCGCCGACGCCCTGCTCGCCGCCGGTGCGGTCGCGCCGGAGATCGCGCGCGAGCCGGCCTTCGTCGAGCAGTCCTTCGGCGACTGGCAGGGGCTGAAATATGCCGAGCTGCAGGAGACCCGCGGCGAATCCTGGCACCGCTTCTGGCTGGCGCCCGCGCACGAGGCGCCGCCCGGCGGCGAGAGCTTCGTCCACCTGATGGAGCGCGTCGCCCCGGCCATCGACCGGCTGACCGAAATCCATCGCGGCCGCGACATCGTGGCCGTGACCCATGGCGGCACCATCCGTGCGGCCATCGCGCACGCCCTGCAGTTGCCGCCGGAGACGGCGCTGGCCTTCTCGGTGGACAACGTCTCGCTGACCCGGCTGGAGCATGTCGACGGGCCGGGCCTCGGCCATGGCTGGCGCGTGGCCGGCGTCAACTACATGGCGGCCTGA
- a CDS encoding DUF350 domain-containing protein, which translates to MKTNYLETLPNFLAYFGSSVALTALFLFLYTLVTPHREWALIRTGNNAAAISLSGAAIGFAIPFASVIIQSQNLIDMAIWALVVLVVQIGAYLVARVLKPGLSAKIEAGDTAHGTVLAAIAVTAGILNAACMTY; encoded by the coding sequence ATGAAGACGAACTACCTGGAAACGCTGCCGAACTTTCTCGCCTATTTCGGCTCGTCCGTGGCGCTGACGGCGCTGTTTCTGTTCCTTTACACGCTGGTCACGCCGCACCGCGAATGGGCGCTGATCCGCACCGGCAACAATGCCGCCGCGATCAGCCTCTCGGGCGCGGCGATCGGCTTCGCCATTCCCTTCGCCAGCGTCATCATCCAGAGCCAGAACCTGATCGACATGGCAATCTGGGCCCTGGTCGTGCTGGTGGTGCAGATCGGCGCCTATCTGGTGGCCCGTGTCCTGAAGCCCGGCCTCAGCGCCAAGATCGAGGCAGGCGACACCGCCCATGGCACCGTCCTGGCGGCGATCGCGGTGACGGCGGGCATCCTCAATGCGGCCTGCATGACCTACTGA
- the cobU gene encoding bifunctional adenosylcobinamide kinase/adenosylcobinamide-phosphate guanylyltransferase, with translation MPRRPPPGILGYVALPRLTLVMGGARSGKSSHAEAMIEEAAAAGLYIATATAGDGEMAERIRLHRERRGPFWTTVEEPLHLAHAIETHGRPGQPILVDCLTLWLSNLMMEGRSVEAEARRLLATIDEAAAPVVLVANEVGQGIVPDNALARAFRDHAGRLNQQVAAAADRVVVMMAGLPMVLKDEDAERPN, from the coding sequence ATGCCCCGGCGCCCGCCACCCGGTATCCTGGGCTATGTCGCGCTGCCGCGCCTGACGCTGGTCATGGGCGGCGCGCGATCGGGCAAGAGCAGCCATGCCGAGGCCATGATCGAAGAAGCGGCGGCGGCCGGGCTCTACATCGCCACCGCGACGGCGGGCGACGGCGAGATGGCCGAGCGGATCCGCCTGCACCGCGAGCGCCGCGGCCCGTTCTGGACCACGGTCGAAGAACCGCTGCACCTCGCCCACGCGATCGAGACCCACGGCCGGCCCGGCCAGCCGATCCTGGTCGACTGCCTGACCCTTTGGCTGTCCAACCTGATGATGGAAGGGCGGTCGGTCGAGGCCGAGGCCCGTCGCCTGCTGGCGACGATCGACGAGGCGGCGGCACCCGTGGTGCTGGTCGCCAACGAGGTGGGCCAGGGCATCGTGCCCGACAACGCGCTGGCGCGCGCCTTCCGCGACCATGCCGGCCGGCTCAACCAGCAGGTGGCGGCGGCGGCAGACCGCGTGGTGGTAATGATGGCCGGGCTGCCGATGGTGCTGAAAGACGAGGACGCCGAGCGTCCGAACTGA
- the cobT gene encoding nicotinate-nucleotide--dimethylbenzimidazole phosphoribosyltransferase — translation MPQPIATLDEMRRILAMSPGPDEAARAKAVARERLLTKPAGALGRLETITEWLAAWQGRHPPDIRRPRTVVFAGNHGVAARGVSAYPASVTQQMMANFAAGGAAVNQLCTTMDADLRVYELDLEHPTADFTQGPAMGEEACARAMAYGMMAVEQGIDLLALGEMGIGNTTAAAALAHALFGGTAADWVGPGTGVAGPALATKTAAVEAAVAANRAAMTDPFETLRCLGGYELAAIAGAILAARLGRVPVLLDGYAATAAAAVLFAADARALDHCLVGHCSAEPGHRRLLARLGQEPLLDLGMRLGEGSGATLAIAIVKAAAACHAGMATFAEARVDGPA, via the coding sequence ATGCCACAACCCATCGCCACCCTCGACGAGATGCGGCGCATCCTCGCCATGTCGCCCGGTCCCGACGAAGCGGCGCGCGCGAAAGCCGTCGCGCGCGAGCGCCTGCTGACGAAGCCCGCGGGGGCGCTGGGCCGGCTGGAGACGATCACCGAATGGCTGGCCGCCTGGCAGGGCCGCCATCCGCCCGACATCCGCCGGCCGCGCACGGTGGTCTTCGCCGGCAATCACGGCGTGGCCGCGCGCGGGGTGTCGGCCTATCCCGCGTCGGTCACCCAGCAGATGATGGCGAACTTTGCCGCGGGCGGGGCGGCGGTGAACCAGCTCTGCACGACGATGGATGCCGATCTCCGCGTCTACGAGCTGGACCTGGAGCACCCGACGGCCGACTTCACCCAGGGTCCCGCGATGGGCGAGGAGGCCTGCGCGCGGGCCATGGCCTACGGCATGATGGCCGTCGAACAGGGCATCGACCTGCTGGCGCTGGGCGAGATGGGGATCGGCAACACGACGGCGGCTGCCGCCCTGGCCCATGCGCTCTTCGGCGGCACGGCGGCCGACTGGGTCGGCCCCGGCACCGGCGTCGCCGGGCCGGCGCTGGCAACCAAGACCGCGGCGGTGGAGGCGGCGGTCGCGGCCAACCGCGCGGCTATGACTGATCCGTTCGAGACGCTGCGCTGCCTTGGCGGCTACGAGCTGGCGGCGATCGCGGGCGCCATCCTGGCTGCCCGCCTGGGCCGCGTGCCGGTGCTGCTCGATGGCTATGCCGCGACGGCCGCCGCCGCGGTCCTGTTCGCGGCCGACGCCCGCGCGCTCGACCACTGCCTGGTCGGCCATTGCTCGGCCGAGCCCGGCCATCGCCGCCTGCTCGCCCGTCTCGGGCAGGAACCGCTCCTCGACCTCGGCATGCGCCTGGGCGAAGGCTCTGGCGCCACGCTGGCGATTGCCATCGTCAAGGCGGCTGCCGCCTGCCATGCCGGCATGGCGACTTTCGCCGAAGCCCGCGTCGACGGTCCGGCGTGA